The region GAGACCAGATGCGAGCACGCCCTTGAGGGCATGCACGAGAGCGAGTCTCGCTTGTGTTGAATCTTTATCAGTTAGATTAACAAAGCGTAATTGCGGCAAGTCTTTGCCCTTATTCCATAAACTATGGAAGGCACTCGCCAGGTCGTACAGGTAAAACGCGACGCGATGGGGTTCGTGGGCTTCGGCCGCGGCTTCGATCGTCCGGGGGAACTGGGCGATGCGATGGACGATGTCCATTTCCGCGTCGTCACTCAGGATCGACAGATCCGCCTTCTCGAGCTGTGCCGCCGAGAAGTCGGCGCCCGGGAACGCCTCCGCCGCCTGACGAAAGACCGAAGCACACCGTGCGTGGGCGTACTGGACGTAGAAGACCGGGTTGTCCTTGGACTGCTCGACCACCTTGGCCAGGTCGAAATCCAGGGTTGCGTCGTTCTTGCGGAAGATCATCATGAAGCGGGTGGCGTCCCGGCCCACCTCGTCAACCACCTCGCGAAGGGTCACGAAGTCACCCGAGCGCTTCGACATCTTCACCGGCTCGCCGCCGCGGAGAAGCTTCACGAGCTGGCACAGCTTCACGTCGAGATCGGCCTTATTGTCCGAAACGGCTTTCACGGCCGCCTGCATGCGCTTCACGTAGCCGCCGTGGTCCGCGCCCCACACGTCGATCATAGAGGCGAAGCCCCGCTCGAACTTGGAGCGGTGATAGGCGATGTCGGAGGCGAAATAAGTGTAGGATCCGTCGGACTTCAGGAGCGGGCGATCCACCTCGTCGCCGAAAGCGGTGGCGCGGAAGAGCAATTGATCCCGGTCCTCCCAGTCCTCGTCCTTCTGGCCCTTGGGGGGCGGCAGGCGGCCCATATAGACCAGATCACGGCCGCGCAGCTCCGTGATGAGCTCCTTGACCTGATCCTGAGGCCCCCGCTGCAGGGAGCGTTCCGAGAAGAACACGTCGTGATGGATGTTGAGGGCAGCGAGGTCCTCCCGGATCATGTCCATCATGGCATTGATGGAGGTCTCGCGCACGAGCGGCAGCCATTCGGCTTCGGGTTTGTCGAGCAGGCTCGTGCCGTATTCCTTGGCCATCCGCTCGCCGACGGGCTTCAGGTAATCGCCAGGATAAAGCCCCTCCGGAATCTCGCCGATATCGTGGCCCAAGGCCTCCTTGTAGCGGAGATAGGCCGAGCGGGCGAGAACATCGACCTGCGCGCCGGCATCGTTGATGTAGTATTCGCGCGTGACCTTGTAGCCGGCGAAATCCAGGAGCCCGGCCAGGGCGTCGCCGAACACTGCGCCCCGGCAATGACCCACATGCATCGGCCCCGTCGGATTGGCCGAGACATACTCGACATTGACCGGCGCGCCCGCCCCCTGCCCACTCCGGCCGAAACCGTCGCTGTCGACGACAGCGGCCCGCAGAACCTCGCGCAGGGTCGAGGGCACCAACCGGATATTGATGAAGCCGGGACCGGCGATCTCCACGTTGGTGACGCGCGGATCGTCCTTGAGGTCGGCGACGAGAAGCTCGGCCAGGGCACGCGGGTTCATGCGCGCCTCCTTGGCCAGTACCATGGCGGCGTTCGTGGCGAGGTCGCCATGGGAGGGATCGCGCGGCGGCTCGACCACGACGCGGCTGACATTCAGCCCCGATGGAATCTTGCCCTCTTCGGCCAACCGGCCGAGCGCATCCGCAACCCGCTTCTCAAACAGCCCGAAAATGTTCATGGTACTTTATCTCTGAAGGGCCCCGGGCCCTGAATGCCATCGTGCGCTCGGTCATCGGCCCAAAAGCGGAAGCCACCTTTGGGGCTCATCCGATGATCTCATCCCGAAATGAGCGCACCGTCCAGAGCGGAAAACCGAAGCCACTTTTCCGCACGATGCGCTAACGCAGGTCCGGCGTCACGTCAAACAGCCGCCGGTGTTCAAGGATCGCATATCGGTCCGTCATGCCGGCGATGTAGTCAGCCACCCGACGGGCGAGCCTTGGCTCGTCGTCCTTCGGCAGGTCGGCCTGCCATTCCTCCGGCATCAGCTCCGGCTCGGCCTTGAAGCGTCTGAAAAGGTCCCGCAGCACGGAATCCGCCTGGGCGCGGACCCGCATCACGTCCGGGTGCCGGTACATGTGGGCGTAGAGGAAGCGTTTGATGGAGGCGTCGGCCTCCGTCATGCCCTTCGAGAAGCAGACCATGGTGTCGCCCGCCTGCCGGATGTCCTGCGCGCTCTGCGGCGACAGCGCGGCGATCCTGCGCTCGCCCTCGGCGACCACGTCCTCGACGAAGCGCGTGATGACGCGCCGGGTCAGCTCATGGATGCGCCGGGAGAGATCGAGAGTTGGATAACGCGCGTCGATCTCAGTGAGGAGGCCGTCGAGAAACGGCACCGCGCGCAATTCCTCGATCCTGAACAGCCCAGCCCGCAACCCGTCGTCGATGTCGTGGGCATCGTAGGCGATGTCGTCCGCGATGGCGGCCGCCTGGGCCTCCCCTCCGGCATGGGTGGCGAGTTCCAGGTCCTGGAGGGCGTTGTATTCGAGGATCGCCAGCGGGACGCCCCGCGCGGCATAGCGCAGGGTCGGTTGCCCCCCGGCATCCAGGAGCGGGCCGTTGTGCTTGACCAGCCCCTCCAGGGTTTCCCAGGTGAGGTTGAGCCCGTCATATTCCGCGTAGCGGCGCTCCAGACGGGTCACCACCCGCAGGGCCTGGGCGTTATGATCGAAGCCGCCGAACCCGGCCATGCACTCGTCGAGGGTGTCCTCGCCGGTATGGCCGAAGGGCGTATGGCCGAGGTCGTGGGACAGCGCCAGAGCCTCGGCCAGATCCTCGTCGAGGCCGAGGGAGCGGGCGAGCGCCCGGGCGATCTGGCTCACTTCGATGGTATGGGTCAGCCGGGTCCGGAAGTGATCGCCCTCGTGATAGACGAACACCTGCGTCTTGTGCTTCAGGCGCCGAAAGGCCGAGGAATGAATGATCCGGTCCCGGTCGCGCTGGAATTCGCTGCGGGTCGGCGACACCGCCTCCGGGAACAGCCGGCCTCTGCTTCCCCAAGGGTCGCAGGCATAAGGGGCTCGCCATCTCTCGCCATAGGGCCGCACGATCTTCCCCGGGTTGAAGCCTTGTCAGTGCGCACTTACCTTGCTCTTAACACTTTATGCAAGAATTGCGTCCGCCCAAGGACTGGAATTGCCCATGACCGGTATCACCCTGACTGACCGCGCCGCCCGCCGCATCAACGAGATCATGTCGTCCGAGCCCGCCGGCTCCCACCTGAGAATCAGCGTCAACGGAGGCGGCTGCTCCGGCTTCCAGTACGCATTCGACGTGGACCGCACTCGGCAGGACGACGACCTCGTGATCGAAAGGGACGGGGCGACCGTGGTCGTGGACGAGGTGTCGATCCAGTACATGGACGGCTCCGTCATCGATTTCGTGGACGACCTGATCGGCCAATCCTTCAAGATCGAGAATCCCCATGCCACCGCCTCTTGCGGCTGCGGCACCTCGTTCTCGTTGTAAAATCGTTACGTCACGCCCTATTCTCCCGGGACATTTTCATTAAGGTTCGACCGGCGCCAGATTCGCCGGCTTTGGGGGACTGAGATGGGACTTCATTATCGCGCGGGTGTCTGCGCACTCGCCTTGACGGCAGGCTGCGTGGCTCTGCAGCTCGAACCTGCAGTGATCCGGGACCTCATGCTGGACAACGGCACTCACCGCGTCACGGTAGGCGCCGTCAAGGTTCCCCTCTGGAGCGCGGCCTTCGCGCAATCCGCCGACACCTTCAGCCTGGAGAACGTGAGCTTCGCATTCGGGTCGACGACCTATGAGGCCAAGCGGATCGAGTTCTCCGGCGTCTCTTCATCGCGGGCCGACATCGAGGCACTGTTCTCCGCGACTTCGACCGAGCCGATGGAAAGCCGGCTGAAGCGCATCACCGTGAAGCGGATCACCATTCCCGAGGCGCGGGTGACGCAGACCGTCGGCACGCAGTCGCAGACGACGACCTATCGAAACGCTACGCTCAGCGATGTTGCGGATGGCCGCGTCGCCTCTATCCTGATCGAGACCAGCGCGACCGAGACGAGCGGCCCCAAGAACAGCGCTCTCATCAGCATGGGCCGCACGAGCTTGAACGAGCTCGATCTTCCCGCTCTGGCCCGGCTGTACGAGACGAAGGCCGATAGCGATAACGCTCCGCTCATCAGACTCTACGGCACTTTTTCCATCGAGAATACCGAAGTCGCAGACAATGAAGACGGCGTGACCGTCAGGATCGCCAGGCTCAACGGGCAGGATTTCCAAGGACGCCCGACCAGGGATTCCTGGACAGGCACCGTGAGTGCCATGACCGAGATGGCCGATCGCAAGGATCTGTCCTCGGGCGACCAGGCCCGCCTCGTTTCCGTCATCGCCGATCTCCTCGATGCGTTTCACATCGGCGGCATGGAAGCCTCGGGAATCGAGGTGAGCTCGAAAGGCAAGGATTCCCCTGGCCAAGGCCGCATCAGCCGGATCGCCTATACGGGCAGCGCAAACGGTCAGCCGGCGGACGTCCGATGGGAAGGCTTCGAGTTTTCCGACAAAGACAACCGGGTGAAGATCGATGGCCTGAGCCTGACGGGTTTCTCCTTCAAGCAGACGATCGAAGGCTTGAGAACGCTCCAGGGGAAATCCTTCGATGATATCGACCCGGCCGCGATGCGCAGCCTCGTCCCGACTCTGGGGACGTTGCGTCTATCCGGTCTCTCCATCGATGGAACCACGGACGACGAAGGCAAGAAGGTGAAGGTTCAAGCCGCGCTGAAGGGCTTCGAACTGACTGCGGACCGCCCGATCAACGCCGTACCGACCAATATCCGCATCGGGCTGCAGAATTTTGCGATGGCGCTGCCCTCGAACAGCAGCGACGACGGCATCAAGGAACTTGTGGCTCTAGGCTATAAGAACGTCGATGTGTCGTTCGGCGCCGCCGCCACATGGAACGAGTCTACGAGCGAGATCATGCTCAACGAAGTCTCGTTCCAGGGCCAGGACATGGGCACTGTCGGCCTGAGCGGCCGCATCGGCAATGTCGGCAAGGACATCTTCAACGCCGACACGGCCATTGCGACCGTCGCCCTGGTCGGAGCCAAGGCCAAGGCCCTGGACCTCACGGTCCAGAACAGCGGCTTGTTCGAGCGCTACATGGCCAAGGCCGCCAAGGAGCAGAAGACGACGCCGGAATCGCTGCGCCGGACCTATGCCGCGGCTGCGGCCTTCGTAGTGCCGGCGATGCTCGGCAGCTCGGATCAGGCTCAAGCCTTGAGCCAAGCCATTGCCCGCTTCATCGCCAAGCCCGGCAAGCTTACGATCAATGCGACTCCTAAGGACCCGTCAGGTTTCGGCATCGCGGAAGCGGTCGTGCTCCCCGATCCCAAGGCCATTCTCGACAAGCTGAACGTGAGCGCAAAGGCCGAGTGACGCCCCGCCATCACCCTTCATGTCATCACCGGCCTTGTGCCGGTGATCTCGATCGGAAGGGCGCGGCGCTTCTCCGTATCGGGACGGCCGGGACAGGCCCGGCCTGACGTGAGAGGAGAATCCGACAAGGCGGCGCCTGTTAGGCCGTTCCTCAGATCAGCGACGGCTGATCCTGTTCCGCCGCCTGCGCCTCCACGACCGCGATGGCTGTCAGGTTGACGATGCCGCGCGCCGTCACGGACGGCGTCAGGATATGGGCGGGCTTGGCCGGGCCGATGAGGATCGGGCCAACGGGAAGCGAATCCGCTAGGACCTTCGTGAACTGGAACGCGATGTTGGCCGCGTCCAGGTTCGGCATGATCAGCACGTTCGCCTCGCCCTTCAGGCGCGAGTTAGGATTGATCCGGTCGCGGATCATCTGGGACAGGGCTGCGTCCGCCTGCATCTCGCCGTCGACCTCGAGATCCGGCGCGCGCTCGTTGATGCAGGCCAAGGCCTCGCGCATCTTCAGCGCCGAGCGGCTGTCCGCCGCGCCGAAATCCGAGTGGGATAGGAGCGCGATCTTGGGCTCCATGCCGAAACGGCGCACATGGCTGGCACAGGCGATCGTCATGTCGGCGATCTCTTCCGCCGTCGGATCGAACTGCACATGGGTGTCGGCAAGGAAGTACGCGCCCTTCGACGTGATGACGAGCGACAGGGCCGCCATCTCGTGCACGCCGGGCGCGAGCCCGATGATGTCCTTGATGTGCTTGACGCGGGACTGGAAGCGGCCTTCGAGACCGCAGATCAGCGCATCCGCGTCCCCTCGCCTCACGGCGAGCGCGCCGATGACGGTGTTGTTGGTGCGCACCAGCGTCCGCGCCGCGTCGGGCGTGATGCCCTTGCGTCCCGCAGCCTCGACATAGGTGGCGACGTAATCGCGGTAGCGCGGATCGTCCTCGGGGTTCACCAGATCGAAATGCCGTCCGATCTCCATCGACAGACCGAAGCGCTTCATGCGCGCCTCGACGACGTTCGGGCGCCCGATCAGGATCGGGTTGGCGATGCCTTCCTCGACGATCACCTGCACGGCGCGCAGCACGCGCTCATCCTCCCCTTCCGCATAGATGACGCGCTTCGGATCGGCTTTCGCCTGCGAGAACAACGGCTTCATGATGAAGCCGGAGCGGAACACGAACCGGCCGAGCGATTCCGTGTAAGCCTCGATATCCTCCAGAGGCTTCTTCGCGACGCCGGAATCCATCGCCGCCTTCGCGACCGCCGGAGCGATGCGCAGGATGAGGCGCGGATCGAAGGGGCTCGGGATCAGGGATTTGCGGCCGAAGGGATGCGCCTCGCCGCCATAGGCGCGCGCCACCACCTCGGACGGGGCCTCACGGGCCAATCCGGCGATAGCCTTCACGGCAGCGGCCTTCATCTCCTCGTTGATCGTGGTCGCCTGCACGTCGAGCGCGCCGCGGAAGATGTAGGGGAAGCACAGGACGTTGTTCACCTGGTTCGGATAGTCCGAGCGGCCGGTGCAGATCATCGCGTCGGGGCGGGCAGCCTCCGCCTCCTCCGGCATGATCTCGGGATAAGGATTGGCGAGCGCCATGATCAGCGGGCGTGGCGCCATCTGGGCGAGCAGCTCCGGCTTCAGGACGCCGCCGGCGGAAAGGCCGAGGAACACGTCCGCATTGGGGATGACATCGGCAAGCGTTCGTGCATCGGTCTTCTGCGCGTAGACCGATTTCCAGCGGTCCATGAGCTCGTTGCGGCCCTCATGCACCACGCCTTCGATGTCCGTGACCCAGATGTTCTCGCGCTTGGCACCGAGCGACACGAGGAGATTGAGGCAGGCGAGCGCCGCCGCGCCGGCGCCCGAGGTGACGATCTTCACGTCCTCGATG is a window of Microvirga lotononidis DNA encoding:
- a CDS encoding NADP-dependent malic enzyme, with the translated sequence MGDNISQDLKSGAMFYHQHPRPGKLEIQPTKPLGNQRDLALAYSPGVAAPCEAIAADPAEAANLTSRQNLVAVISNGTAVLGLGDIGPLASKPVMEGKAVLFKKFSGIDVFDIELAEKNVDKMVEVIAALEPTFGGINLEDIKAPECFEVEERLKARMGIPVFHDDQHGTAIIVGAAVTNALELAGKRIEDVKIVTSGAGAAALACLNLLVSLGAKRENIWVTDIEGVVHEGRNELMDRWKSVYAQKTDARTLADVIPNADVFLGLSAGGVLKPELLAQMAPRPLIMALANPYPEIMPEEAEAARPDAMICTGRSDYPNQVNNVLCFPYIFRGALDVQATTINEEMKAAAVKAIAGLAREAPSEVVARAYGGEAHPFGRKSLIPSPFDPRLILRIAPAVAKAAMDSGVAKKPLEDIEAYTESLGRFVFRSGFIMKPLFSQAKADPKRVIYAEGEDERVLRAVQVIVEEGIANPILIGRPNVVEARMKRFGLSMEIGRHFDLVNPEDDPRYRDYVATYVEAAGRKGITPDAARTLVRTNNTVIGALAVRRGDADALICGLEGRFQSRVKHIKDIIGLAPGVHEMAALSLVITSKGAYFLADTHVQFDPTAEEIADMTIACASHVRRFGMEPKIALLSHSDFGAADSRSALKMREALACINERAPDLEVDGEMQADAALSQMIRDRINPNSRLKGEANVLIMPNLDAANIAFQFTKVLADSLPVGPILIGPAKPAHILTPSVTARGIVNLTAIAVVEAQAAEQDQPSLI
- a CDS encoding deoxyguanosinetriphosphate triphosphohydrolase; this translates as MRPYGERWRAPYACDPWGSRGRLFPEAVSPTRSEFQRDRDRIIHSSAFRRLKHKTQVFVYHEGDHFRTRLTHTIEVSQIARALARSLGLDEDLAEALALSHDLGHTPFGHTGEDTLDECMAGFGGFDHNAQALRVVTRLERRYAEYDGLNLTWETLEGLVKHNGPLLDAGGQPTLRYAARGVPLAILEYNALQDLELATHAGGEAQAAAIADDIAYDAHDIDDGLRAGLFRIEELRAVPFLDGLLTEIDARYPTLDLSRRIHELTRRVITRFVEDVVAEGERRIAALSPQSAQDIRQAGDTMVCFSKGMTEADASIKRFLYAHMYRHPDVMRVRAQADSVLRDLFRRFKAEPELMPEEWQADLPKDDEPRLARRVADYIAGMTDRYAILEHRRLFDVTPDLR
- the erpA gene encoding iron-sulfur cluster insertion protein ErpA is translated as MTGITLTDRAARRINEIMSSEPAGSHLRISVNGGGCSGFQYAFDVDRTRQDDDLVIERDGATVVVDEVSIQYMDGSVIDFVDDLIGQSFKIENPHATASCGCGTSFSL
- the argS gene encoding arginine--tRNA ligase; this translates as MNIFGLFEKRVADALGRLAEEGKIPSGLNVSRVVVEPPRDPSHGDLATNAAMVLAKEARMNPRALAELLVADLKDDPRVTNVEIAGPGFINIRLVPSTLREVLRAAVVDSDGFGRSGQGAGAPVNVEYVSANPTGPMHVGHCRGAVFGDALAGLLDFAGYKVTREYYINDAGAQVDVLARSAYLRYKEALGHDIGEIPEGLYPGDYLKPVGERMAKEYGTSLLDKPEAEWLPLVRETSINAMMDMIREDLAALNIHHDVFFSERSLQRGPQDQVKELITELRGRDLVYMGRLPPPKGQKDEDWEDRDQLLFRATAFGDEVDRPLLKSDGSYTYFASDIAYHRSKFERGFASMIDVWGADHGGYVKRMQAAVKAVSDNKADLDVKLCQLVKLLRGGEPVKMSKRSGDFVTLREVVDEVGRDATRFMMIFRKNDATLDFDLAKVVEQSKDNPVFYVQYAHARCASVFRQAAEAFPGADFSAAQLEKADLSILSDDAEMDIVHRIAQFPRTIEAAAEAHEPHRVAFYLYDLASAFHSLWNKGKDLPQLRFVNLTDKDSTQARLALVHALKGVLASGLAILGVTAPDEMR